A genomic window from Silene latifolia isolate original U9 population chromosome 11, ASM4854445v1, whole genome shotgun sequence includes:
- the LOC141614600 gene encoding uncharacterized protein LOC141614600 — protein sequence MLDKVRSHITHWANTTLSYAGKVALINSVIFGIHNFWGASVLLPKGIVKKIHKMCKDFLWGIEDGQRRMVFKSWESLCRPRKEGGVDIKEILSCNKEQMMGWIKKIETDAPNIWVKWVNAYILKSVSFWNFQITTVHSWFWGNIITCRDNLVLYTGGIQQAKQLLLTPEYKSLIYECLRSKGPVQSYHRTLGEPLNIPKHSFIGLLAAENRLPTVDNLCQRGMVLVNRCVLCESAAETAAHLFFECPYSAEVWFQVSRWMQVPIQASLSQTLRWYKLHNRGSALVKRQRRCLLLCAIYLLWKERNRRIFKGLSSTPAALIWQI from the coding sequence ATGCTGGATAAAGTTAGAAGCCACATTACTCACTGGGCTAATACCACTCTGAGTTATGCTGGAAAAGTGGCTCTCATTAATTCAGTCATTTTTGGGATTCATAATTTTTGGGGAGCCAGTGTCCTTTTACCAAAAGGGATAGTTAAGAAGATTCATAAAATGTGTAAAGACTTCCTCTGGGGTATTGAAGATGGGCAAAGAAGGATGGTTTTTAAAAGTTGGGAGAGTTTATGTAGGCCAAGAAAGGAAGGAGGGGTTGACATTAAAGAGATTCTGAGTTGTAATAAAGAACAGATGATGGGGTGGATAAAGAAGATTGAAACTGATGCTCCTAATATTTGGGTCAAATGGGTTAATGCTTACATTCTTAAAAGTGTTAGCTTTTGGAACTTCCAAATTACTACTGTCCACTCTTGGTTTTGGGGAAATATCATCACTTGCAGGGATAATCTGGTTTTGTACACTGGTGGTATTCAGCAAGCTAAGCAGCTCTTACTTACTCCTGAATACAAAAGTTTGATTTATGAATGCTTGAGGAGCAAAGGGCCTGTTCAATCCTATCATAGGACTCTGGGTGAACCCCTTAACATCCCTAAGCATTCTTTTATTGGTCTTCTGGCTGCTGAGAATAGACTACCTACTGTGGACAATCTTTGCCAGAGAGGGATGGTGCTTGTCAACAGGTGTGTGCTGTGTGAGAGTGCTGCCGAAACGGCTGCCCATCTTTTCTTTGAATGCCCCTATTCTGCTGAGGTTTGGTTTCAAGTATCCCGCTGGATGCAGGTGCCTATTCAGGCTAGCTTATCTCAGACCCTCCGTTGGTACAAGCTGCATAACAGAGGTTCTGCACTGGTAAAGAGACAGCGGAGATGCCTTCTGTTGTGTGCTATCTATCTCCTCTGGAAGGAACGCAATAGAAGGATCTTCAAAGGGCTTAGCTCCACTCCAGCTGCTTTAATTTGGCAAATCTAG
- the LOC141614601 gene encoding uncharacterized protein LOC141614601, producing the protein MVTSSVNSGSPPVKGASSSSTQVNPTPPITPVASDEVPPVVNAPVVNPPPKKPYAQTLKSSSKGMSLSFVKGNESEVIINEADIADEVKYWSTTLVGTVMGKQTSIVELNSLVSKNWNHITTPEILYFSRGWYYFRFLTKKDMTAVQADSWNVNGYPLVFKSWSPTVAEELAEITTVPIWVLFPNLDPCFWSQTALSKVASFVGKPICADEPTTTKSKIAFARILVEDKEGFTKTPLKKSTPKKRSLTATDSVVTDLGNQYAALATEGPVLVCLEVDQDQVHLALNQGIVVEIDPGETHVKQQLSGFIHRKKFPSYQLITNYDMHSGGRLWVLWNSVSVQAHVLARGAQFLHCSLLHHASQKKIEATFIYAFNRASERCDLWDSLRIISHGIHSPWVCLGDFNVSLSADERAGCVIHDREMEDFRDCLQDCALSDHPYTGGLLHGTISRRILQDGQSWTCSWLILNGTLIFLLLCQLIADQWSLPITGSKFFGLFSKLKRLRSHLKVIHKNEFSCITQRVIAAKAALTQCQFLLQSSLLNPLLLGEEKQLSANYMKMKKAEMRVLVQKAKVIVARKSRNTIGLIKDTHGSVCTGHAEVALAFLDFYKSLLGSEETIQPIPAELFTHNTLQNPTHLDNMVTSMEIKDALFSIDRNKSPGVDGYSYGFFKDTWEVTGPDFNAAVMEFFNTGKMPRAANSTLIALIPKKDAPQSVFDFRPISCCTVFYKTVSKILANRMKSVLGDIVGLEQAAFIEGRDLFDNSMLAHELAFKYNRSLLTLRCILKVDIQKAFDSVNWKFLTHCLQRFGFPPKFSHWVLGCISTSYFSINVNGSTEGYFPGKRGFRQGDPLSPYLFTLCMEGDLPSIQAVNKCLSLFAGYSGLRVNPMKSNLYFGGVNPQLKQLILDSTGYVEGELPVSI; encoded by the exons ATGGTTACTTCTTCGGTTAATTCAGGGTCTCCTCCGGTGAAGGGAGCGTCGTCTTCTTCGACACAGGTAAATCCTACTCCTCCTATTACCCCAGTGGCCTCTGATGAGGTTCCTCCTGTGGTTAATGCCCCTGTTGTTAACCCCCCTCCAAAGAAACCCTATGCCCAAACCCTAAAATCATCCAGTAAGGGTATGTCTTTGTCCTTTGTTAAAGGTAATGAGTCTGAGGTTATTATTAATGAGGCTGACATTGCTGATGAAGTTAAGTATTGGAGCACTACTCTAGTTGGTACGGTTATGGGTAAGCAAACTTCGATTGTGGAGCTTAACTCGCTGGTTTCTAAAAATTGGAATCATATCACTACACCTGAAATCCTTTATTTTTCTCGTGGGTGGTATTACTTTCGATTTCTGACAAAGAAGGATATGACTGCTGTCCAGGCAGATTCTTGGAATGTTAATGGTTATCCTTTGGTCTTTAAGTCATGGTCCCCTACTGTTGCAGAGGAATTAGCTGAGATTACTACTGTCCCAATATGGGTTTTGTTTCCTAACCTTGACCCATGTTTCTGGTCTCAAACTGCATTGAGCAAAGTGGCTAGTTTTGTAGGAAAGCCAATTTGTGCTGATGAACCAACCACCACTAAGAGTAAGATTGCCTTTGCTCGAATTTTGGTGGAG GATAAAGAGGGTTTTACTAAAACCCCTCTCAAGAAGAGTACTCCAAAGAAAAGATCTCTTACTGCAACTGATTCAGTGGTTACTGATTTAGGCAATCAATATGCTGCACTTGCTACTGAAGGCCCAGTTTTAGTCTGTCTTGAGGTGGATCAGGATCAAGTTCATTTAGCTTTAAATCAGGGTATAGTTGTGGAGATTGATCCTGGTG AAACTCATGTTAAGCAGCAGCTCTCTGGATTTATTCATAGGAAAAAATTTCCAAGTTATCAGCTAATTACTAATTATGATATGCATTCTGGGGGTAGGCTTTGGGTTTTGTGGAACTCTGTCTCAGTACAAGCTCATGTGCTGGCACGTGGGGCCCAATTTCTTCATTGCTCTTTGCTCCATCATGCTAGTCAGAAAAAAATTGAGGCTACCTTTATTTATGCGTTTAATAGAGCTTCTGAGAGATGTGACTTATGGGATAGTTTAAGGATTATTTCTCATGGGATTCACTCCCCCTGGGTTTGTTTGGGTGATTTTAATGTTTCTCTAAGTGCTGATGAAAGGGCTGGGTGTGTTATTCATGATAGAGAAATGGAGGATTTTAGAGATTGTCTTCAAGATTGTGCCTTGTCTGATCACCCTTATACCGGAGGGCTTTTACATGGCACAATAAGCAGGAGAATTCTCCAAGATGGGCAAAGCTGGACATGCTCTTGGTTAATCCTCAATGGTACATTAATATTCCTTCTTCTGTG CCAACTTATAGCTGATCAATGGAGCCTCCCTATTACTGGATCAAAATTTTTTGGATTGTTTTCTAAATTGAAAAGGCTCAGAAGTCATCTCAAGGTTATCCACAAGAATGAGTTTTCTTGCATTACTCAAAGAGTGATTGCAGCAAAAGCTGCTTTGACTCAATGTCAGTTTCTTCTTCAATCCTCTCTTCTGAATCCACTTCTTCTTGGGGAGGAAAAGCAACTTTCTGCAAACTATATGAAAATGAAGAAAGCAGAAATGAGGGTTTTGGTCCAGAAGGCTAAAGT TATTGTTGCAAGAAAGAGTAGGAACACTATTGGATTGATTAAGGACACTCATGGGTCAGTTTGTACTGGCCATGCTGAAGTTGCTTTGGCTTTTCTGGACTTCTATAAATCTCTTCTTGGCTCTGAGGAAACTATTCAGCCTATCCCTGCTGAGTTGTTTACCCATAATACTCTCCAGAATCCTACACATTTGGATAATATGGTCACTTCCATGGAAATCAAAGATGCTCTCTTCTCTATTGATAGAAATAAAAGTCCTGGTGTGGACGGCTACTCTTATGGTTTCTTTAAGGATACTTGGGAGGTTACGGGCCCTGATTTCAATGCTGCTGTGATGGAGTTTTTCAACACTGGAAAAATGCCAAGAGCTGCTAACTCCACTCTTATAGCTTTGATCCCTAAGAAAGATGCCCCTCAATCTGTCTTTGATTTTAGGCCAATATCTTGTTGCACAGTATTTTATAAGACTGTAAGTAAGATTTTGGCTAACAGAATGAAGTCAGTGTTGGGAGACATTGTTGGATTGGAACAAGCTGCCTTTATTGAAGGAAGGGACCTTTTTGATAACTCTATGCTTGCTCATGAGCTGGCTTTTAAGTACAATAGAAGCCTGCTGACCCTAAGATGTATTCTAAAAGTTGACATTCAAAAAGCTTTTGATTCTGTCAATTGGAAATTTTTGACTCATTGCCTGCAAAGGTTTGGCTTCCCTCCAAAATTTTCTCACTGGGTCCTTGGCTGCATTTCCACCTCTTATTTTTCTATTAATGTTAATGGCTCTACTGAGGGTTACTTTCCTGGCAAAAGGGGTTTTAGGCAGGGGGATCCATTGTCCCCCTATCTTTTTACTTTGTGTATGGAG GGGGATCTTCCCTCAATTCAAGCTGTTAATAAGTGTTTATCTTTGTTTGCTGGTTATTCTGGGCTCAGGGTTAACCCCATGAAATCTAACTTGTATTTTGGAGGTGTCAATCCACAGTTAAAACAGCTTATTCTTGACTCCACTGGTTATGTTGAGGGTGAGCTTCCTGTGAGTATTTAG